In Dyadobacter subterraneus, a single genomic region encodes these proteins:
- a CDS encoding FAD-dependent monooxygenase, with protein sequence MESTKIKKVLVSGASMAGLSTAYWMNKLGYKVTIVEIASQPRTAGGAVDIKGAAADAAKRMGIFEQLKFHRLNVEMVEFKNTEDFTEGSISLTEEGAELPDDDVEIERDKFADILLDKLRNDVEFIFNNSITALNETPDDITVRFKTGPEQSFDLVLGCDGIHSGVRKIWFGPEAEYSHFLEAYSSITILNKLLIKQKTMQMYNVPDKAVMLNAYKNKTDIIFCFNSDKEIPYDYRDEAQQRQIIYEQFAGLGWRTEELLEEVKKSENFYFDKFCQIKMPSWTKGRVALVGDAGYCASPAAGMGASLAVLGAATLADALEKYNGNYELTFQDYNQNLRPFIEEVQAIAESNVRESFIPRTEEAIRKRNTMSTPF encoded by the coding sequence ATGGAATCGACAAAAATAAAAAAAGTGCTTGTTTCTGGTGCCAGCATGGCTGGTCTTTCGACAGCTTACTGGATGAACAAGCTGGGTTACAAAGTGACAATCGTTGAGATTGCAAGCCAGCCCCGAACTGCCGGTGGAGCTGTTGATATAAAAGGTGCGGCCGCAGATGCGGCTAAACGTATGGGGATTTTTGAACAGCTAAAATTTCACAGGCTAAATGTGGAAATGGTAGAATTTAAAAATACTGAGGATTTTACAGAAGGTTCAATTTCGCTGACCGAAGAGGGAGCAGAACTTCCGGATGATGACGTAGAAATTGAGCGCGATAAATTTGCGGACATTTTACTTGATAAATTAAGAAATGACGTTGAATTTATATTCAATAACAGCATCACCGCCTTGAACGAAACACCGGACGATATAACCGTTCGTTTTAAAACCGGCCCAGAACAATCATTTGATCTGGTCCTTGGCTGCGACGGGATACATTCAGGTGTAAGAAAAATCTGGTTTGGCCCGGAAGCTGAATATTCCCATTTTCTTGAAGCATATTCTTCTATCACAATCCTGAATAAATTGCTGATCAAACAAAAAACAATGCAAATGTATAATGTGCCGGACAAGGCCGTTATGTTGAATGCATACAAGAATAAAACCGATATCATTTTCTGCTTCAATTCAGATAAAGAAATTCCCTATGATTATCGTGATGAGGCGCAGCAACGGCAAATAATTTATGAGCAGTTTGCGGGTCTGGGATGGAGAACCGAAGAATTACTTGAAGAAGTAAAGAAATCGGAAAATTTTTATTTCGATAAATTTTGTCAGATAAAAATGCCGTCATGGACAAAAGGCAGAGTAGCGTTGGTAGGTGATGCCGGTTATTGTGCTTCTCCCGCGGCCGGAATGGGTGCGTCGTTGGCGGTATTGGGTGCCGCAACCTTGGCCGATGCCCTGGAAAAATACAACGGAAATTATGAATTGACTTTTCAGGATTATAATCAGAATTTACGTCCGTTTATTGAAGAGGTTCAAGCCATAGCAGAATCAAATGTTAGGGAAAGTTTTATTCCAAGAACCGAAGAAGCAATCCGGAAAAGAAACACAATGTCAACGCCTTTCTAA
- a CDS encoding MFS transporter: MSTVALASSDGKWIMASVILASAMAFIDSTALNVILPSLQNSLGATGSDLFWILNAYLLMLASLILIGGTLGDNLGRKKVFMIGIAIFIAGSAACGFSPTVIWLVIFRLIQGVGGALMIPGSLSLISSSINEKERGKAIGTWSAFTTVVTLGGPILGGALADAGLWRYIFFINVPIGAAALVMLWQRVKVTEEIPSGKPLDFAGAVVIAFALATLTLAFLRIPSVGFNNIQTFISLGIGIFLIILFIYLQYKSAHPMMPLNLFSSVTFSGANLLTFFLYAGLGGGMLFLSLNLVQVQGYSQLESGLTFLPFTFLMILLARYAGKLADKYGPRMFLIAGPATAGAGLLVLSFVKQTNGPSDYWTTFFPGIVIFGLGMSFTVAPLTTAVMGSVSDHFSGTASGVNNAMTRIANVFANAIFGALAVLFFSGALSEQLDKSSFKVSEKTEILKEAANLGNAKVPPKIEKSQISLVKNAYHKSFISAYAIIMRISSGLAFLGALMAVLFIRPLKDKS; encoded by the coding sequence ATGTCAACAGTAGCGCTTGCCAGTTCAGACGGAAAATGGATTATGGCCTCAGTCATATTGGCTTCTGCGATGGCGTTTATTGACAGCACCGCGCTGAATGTCATTTTACCATCATTGCAAAATAGTCTCGGTGCAACAGGAAGTGACCTTTTCTGGATATTAAATGCATATTTGTTGATGTTGGCTTCACTTATCCTGATCGGCGGAACTTTGGGTGATAATCTTGGTCGCAAAAAAGTATTTATGATCGGAATCGCCATTTTTATAGCGGGTTCTGCTGCATGTGGATTTTCACCAACGGTTATCTGGCTGGTTATTTTCAGGTTAATTCAGGGAGTAGGAGGAGCGTTGATGATACCTGGAAGTTTATCCTTAATTTCTTCTTCCATCAATGAAAAGGAGCGGGGGAAGGCCATTGGAACATGGTCGGCTTTTACAACTGTGGTTACTTTGGGCGGTCCGATTTTGGGTGGAGCCTTGGCGGATGCCGGTCTGTGGCGATATATTTTCTTTATCAATGTCCCAATCGGTGCGGCTGCGCTTGTTATGCTTTGGCAACGTGTTAAGGTTACTGAGGAAATACCTTCCGGCAAGCCACTGGATTTCGCGGGAGCTGTTGTTATTGCTTTTGCACTTGCAACCTTGACACTGGCATTTCTCCGGATACCTTCTGTTGGTTTTAACAACATTCAAACTTTCATTTCATTGGGAATCGGCATTTTTCTAATCATACTTTTTATTTATCTGCAATACAAAAGTGCTCATCCGATGATGCCTCTGAACCTGTTTTCCAGTGTAACTTTCAGCGGCGCCAATTTGCTTACCTTTTTTCTTTATGCAGGATTAGGTGGAGGAATGTTGTTCCTGTCGCTGAATCTTGTGCAGGTTCAGGGATATAGTCAGCTGGAATCCGGACTTACTTTTTTACCCTTTACGTTTCTCATGATATTGCTGGCCAGGTATGCAGGAAAACTTGCCGATAAATATGGTCCCAGAATGTTTCTAATCGCCGGACCGGCCACAGCAGGCGCAGGTTTGCTGGTATTATCATTTGTGAAACAGACTAATGGGCCCTCTGATTACTGGACAACATTTTTTCCGGGAATTGTCATTTTCGGATTAGGAATGTCATTTACTGTGGCTCCCTTGACAACGGCAGTTATGGGTTCGGTAAGTGATCATTTTTCAGGAACGGCTTCCGGCGTTAACAATGCCATGACCAGAATTGCCAATGTTTTTGCCAATGCAATATTTGGTGCTTTGGCCGTTTTATTTTTTTCGGGTGCATTGTCGGAACAGCTGGACAAATCTTCGTTTAAAGTTTCGGAGAAAACGGAAATTCTTAAAGAAGCGGCCAATTTGGGTAATGCCAAGGTGCCGCCTAAAATCGAAAAATCGCAGATATCATTAGTGAAAAATGCTTACCATAAGTCATTTATAAGTGCCTATGCCATTATTATGCGGATTTCTTCCGGACTTGCGTTTTTAGGTGCGTTGATGGCTGTGTTGTTTATTAGGCCTTTGAAGGATAAAAGCTAA
- a CDS encoding helix-turn-helix domain-containing protein encodes MRKKNKSIPLNTMTDDFGGDISVERLAVNDLWNSGAVSYNGFEEAEQSHRHDRHSFFLLETGTVHLEIDFQKYKMTAPSVIYIHPDQVHRTTDFENVTVSSWAINNENLNPEYLQLLESITPAKPLELSNETFSILSETVSLFIKFSGRKSDQLYQSLLKDICNALIALVASQYLEHSKSTDKLSRFEIVNKAFREMLERNYSSIKSPAAYAQKLNISTPYLNECVKEVTGYPVTYHIQQRVILEAKRLLYYSDKSVKEISAELGYDDYPYFSRLFTKVTGTPALIFRKKNLD; translated from the coding sequence ATGCGTAAGAAAAATAAATCCATTCCTTTAAATACGATGACTGATGACTTCGGCGGAGATATTTCCGTTGAACGACTCGCGGTTAATGATTTATGGAATTCTGGTGCAGTATCTTACAACGGTTTTGAAGAAGCGGAACAATCCCATAGGCACGATCGTCATTCATTTTTCCTGCTTGAAACAGGTACTGTCCATCTGGAAATCGATTTTCAAAAGTATAAGATGACTGCGCCTTCGGTGATTTACATTCATCCCGATCAGGTGCATCGCACGACAGATTTCGAAAATGTAACGGTCAGCAGCTGGGCAATCAATAATGAAAATCTGAATCCTGAATATCTCCAATTACTGGAAAGCATAACGCCGGCAAAGCCATTGGAGTTGAGTAATGAAACGTTTTCAATTCTCTCTGAGACAGTATCACTTTTCATTAAATTTTCCGGGAGGAAAAGTGATCAGCTTTATCAGTCACTGCTAAAAGACATTTGCAATGCGCTGATTGCACTGGTTGCGTCTCAATATTTGGAACACTCCAAGTCAACAGACAAACTTTCACGATTTGAAATTGTAAACAAAGCATTCAGGGAAATGCTGGAACGTAATTACAGCAGTATCAAAAGTCCGGCAGCTTATGCGCAAAAATTGAATATTTCTACACCATACCTGAACGAATGTGTTAAAGAAGTAACCGGATATCCCGTCACATATCATATTCAGCAGCGTGTAATTTTAGAAGCAAAACGTTTGCTTTATTATTCTGATAAATCAGTAAAAGAGATTTCTGCTGAACTGGGTTATGATGATTATCCGTATTTTTCTCGTCTGTTCACAAAAGTAACGGGCACGCCTGCTTTGATTTTTCGAAAGAAAAACCTCGATTAG
- a CDS encoding OmpA family protein codes for MKSLMAIVFLCIINFTLAKSQSLTGMWSGEITQENPQYKNGTVEITLNQVGGFLKGQIKTNHPDGFVIQKFRGMITNYKVVMTEYEVISESSNILPWCLKILEGYLFTGSGKPVIKGKWTSHKAYQSGNYIESDCAPGTFNVTQIAPNEQPPQKSTVAGKILTQKQLKLNQVITRENEILNPDSSINFPKPRLGETMTLALQFEQSKAVILPSSQPELDRILNYLKQFPTLEIELSGHTDNQGDAIKNYKLSEERVKTVKKYLTERGITSGRITGKGHGSKMPVALNDSEENRKLNRRVEMKVIHE; via the coding sequence ATGAAAAGCTTAATGGCTATTGTGTTTCTGTGCATCATAAATTTTACATTGGCAAAAAGCCAAAGTCTGACCGGCATGTGGTCAGGAGAAATTACCCAGGAAAATCCTCAATACAAAAATGGTACTGTTGAAATTACTTTAAATCAGGTCGGTGGATTTTTGAAGGGTCAGATAAAAACCAATCATCCGGATGGTTTCGTAATTCAGAAATTCAGGGGCATGATTACGAACTATAAAGTTGTAATGACAGAATACGAGGTAATCAGTGAATCATCCAACATACTTCCCTGGTGTTTGAAAATTCTGGAAGGTTATCTTTTTACTGGTTCAGGGAAACCAGTTATCAAAGGAAAATGGACAAGTCATAAAGCCTATCAATCCGGGAATTATATTGAAAGTGATTGTGCACCAGGCACATTTAATGTTACACAAATTGCTCCTAATGAACAGCCTCCACAGAAGTCTACTGTTGCAGGAAAAATATTGACTCAAAAACAATTAAAGCTAAATCAGGTTATCACCAGGGAAAATGAAATCTTAAACCCGGACTCTTCAATAAATTTCCCCAAACCCAGGCTTGGTGAAACAATGACATTAGCCCTGCAATTTGAACAAAGTAAAGCTGTTATCTTACCTTCCTCTCAACCAGAGCTTGACCGGATTTTAAATTATCTGAAACAATTTCCTACACTCGAAATTGAATTATCCGGTCACACAGACAATCAGGGTGATGCGATCAAAAATTATAAGTTGTCAGAGGAAAGGGTAAAAACAGTAAAAAAATATCTCACAGAAAGAGGCATAACATCTGGCAGAATTACTGGTAAAGGTCATGGCAGTAAAATGCCTGTCGCTCTGAACGATAGTGAAGAAAACCGCAAGCTGAACAGACGTGTAGAAATGAAAGTTATACATGAATAG
- a CDS encoding Tm-1-like ATP-binding domain-containing protein: protein MPLPPKNILMLGCFDTKGEVFAYLRNCILALGENVISINTGVMGTTNLFPVDFESDVVALQGGSEIFSLRKLGDRGHAMDVMGKGAAEIVKILIAEGKLKAAIGMGGGGGTYITLSAMQQIPFGIPKLCLTTIAAKDLSRQIGHKDITLVPSVVDVAGLNIIIKVLISQSAAAICAMANISADPENAAVKRIAISMFGNTTACVDKCTELLTKEGYEVLAFHATGIGGRTMEALIREGYFDAVLDVTTTELADDLCGGICSAGPERLLAAGEMNLPQVVAPGCLDMVNFGHADSVPEKYKDRFFYSWAPDVTLMRTSIEENRILGKQLIEKLNKSASPVSVVLPLKGISQIDSAGGIFYKPENDQALFDSIKNHAAGHINIIESDAHINDNSFAEILVKTLIETINKAKKQAL from the coding sequence ATGCCTCTCCCGCCGAAAAATATTTTAATGCTGGGTTGTTTTGATACCAAGGGGGAGGTTTTCGCTTATTTGCGAAACTGTATTCTGGCTTTGGGTGAAAATGTGATTTCTATCAATACCGGCGTCATGGGTACGACAAATTTATTTCCTGTCGATTTTGAATCAGATGTTGTGGCTTTACAAGGTGGTTCTGAAATTTTCAGTTTGCGGAAACTTGGCGATCGTGGACACGCCATGGATGTGATGGGAAAAGGCGCTGCCGAAATTGTTAAAATACTTATTGCAGAAGGAAAACTTAAAGCTGCCATTGGCATGGGTGGCGGAGGCGGAACCTATATTACGCTTTCCGCGATGCAGCAGATTCCATTCGGAATTCCCAAGCTTTGTCTGACCACGATAGCTGCCAAAGATTTATCCAGGCAAATCGGGCATAAGGATATCACACTGGTACCATCAGTGGTTGACGTTGCAGGTTTGAACATTATCATAAAAGTTCTGATCAGCCAGTCGGCGGCGGCAATCTGTGCAATGGCTAATATCAGCGCGGATCCCGAAAATGCGGCTGTTAAAAGAATTGCGATCAGCATGTTTGGAAATACAACAGCCTGCGTTGATAAATGTACCGAATTATTGACGAAAGAAGGATATGAAGTGCTTGCATTTCATGCCACCGGAATCGGTGGACGGACGATGGAAGCTTTGATACGCGAAGGTTATTTTGACGCAGTATTGGATGTTACAACCACGGAACTTGCGGATGATCTTTGCGGCGGAATTTGCAGCGCCGGACCTGAAAGATTATTGGCAGCCGGGGAAATGAATCTCCCGCAGGTAGTCGCTCCCGGCTGTCTGGATATGGTAAATTTTGGTCATGCGGATTCAGTTCCGGAAAAATACAAAGATCGCTTTTTTTACAGCTGGGCACCGGATGTAACGCTTATGCGCACCAGTATTGAAGAAAACCGGATACTGGGAAAACAGCTTATCGAAAAACTTAATAAATCTGCGTCTCCTGTAAGTGTTGTCTTACCTTTAAAGGGAATTTCCCAAATTGACAGTGCAGGTGGAATTTTTTATAAGCCGGAAAATGACCAGGCATTGTTTGATTCGATAAAAAATCATGCAGCCGGACATATTAATATTATTGAATCTGACGCACACATTAATGATAATTCCTTTGCCGAAATTCTTGTAAAAACGTTAATAGAAACAATTAACAAAGCAAAAAAGCAGGCTTTGTAA
- the purL gene encoding phosphoribosylformylglycinamidine synthase → MIYFFSNDRNTVFALQIEQTLTQANISKLSWLFGNAQLSEETVLEGFFVGPRAAMITPWSTNAVEITQNMDIHGIIRIEEFLKVEADFTDFDPMLSQKYSELNQHIYTISIQPESILAINDIAEYNQQEGLSLSSEEIDYLNKLSEKLDRKLTDSEVFGFSQVNSEHCRHKIFNGTFVIDGVEQPSSLFKLIRKTSETNPNGIVSAYKDNVAFVKGPRVEQFAPKRPDVPEYYETKDFDSVISLKAETHNFPTTVEPFNGAATGSGGEIRDRLAGGQGSLPLAGTAVYMTSFSRLEENRPWEQPMAERPWLYQTPMDILIKASNGASDFGNKFGQPLIVGSLLTFEHEEDARKLGYDKVIMQAGGIGYGKADQAKKEKPSVDDKIVVLGGENYRIGMGGAAVSSADTGAMSSGIELNAVQRSNPEMQKRVANAVRGMVESDNNTIVSIHDHGAGGHLNCLSELVEETGGKIDLDKLPVGDPTLSAKEIIGNESQERMGLVIGKENIDTLQRIADRERAPMYTVGEVTSDHRFTFESSSTGAKPMDLKMDDMFGSSPKVVMHDKTVERKYQPVTYDQKELHNYLTQLLQLEAVASKDWLTNKVDRCVGGRVAKQQCAGPLQLPLNNVGVMALDYKGKEGIATSIGHAPLSALIDPAAGSRNAIAESLSNIIWAPLQDGLESVSLSANWMWACKNEGEDARLYAAVKACSEFAISLGINIPTGKDSLSMKQKYKDAEVIAPGTVIISAAGHCDDIAAVVEPVLQKDGGAIYYINLSEDLYKLGGSSFAQILGKIGTETPDMKSAESFKNTFNTIQQLIKAGKIQAGHDIGSGGLITTLLEMCFADRDLGANIDLSSLSDQDIITKLFSENIGIVFQADSEAESVLEAAGVDFHKIGTVTSTATLTVKDQSGNQDFAIDELRDVWFKTSYLLDKKQSGPVKAKERFDNYKNHVLQYNFPLQFDGKKPVIDPSKPRPKAAVIREKGSNSERELANAMYLAGFDVKDVHMTDLISGRETLEDIQFIGAVGGFSNSDVLGSAKGWAGAFLYNEKAKIALENFFKREDTLSVGICNGCQLFIELGLINEDHEEKPKMLHNESKKHESGFTSLTIQENNSVMLSTLAGSTLGVWISHGEGKFQLPYSEDKYSIVAKYGYESYPANPNGSDYNTAMLCDNSGRHLVMMPHIERSLFQWHWANYPKGRKDEVSPWIEAFVNARKWLEK, encoded by the coding sequence ATGATTTACTTCTTTTCCAACGACCGCAATACCGTCTTTGCTCTGCAAATTGAACAAACTCTCACTCAGGCAAATATTTCCAAATTATCCTGGCTTTTTGGTAACGCCCAGCTCAGTGAAGAAACTGTACTGGAAGGATTTTTTGTAGGACCACGCGCTGCGATGATTACCCCATGGAGTACAAATGCCGTGGAAATTACCCAGAACATGGATATCCATGGCATTATCAGGATTGAGGAGTTTTTAAAAGTTGAGGCGGATTTTACAGATTTTGATCCGATGCTGTCGCAAAAATACAGCGAACTTAACCAGCATATTTATACCATCAGCATTCAGCCTGAATCTATTCTTGCAATTAATGACATTGCTGAATACAATCAGCAGGAAGGTTTGTCGCTAAGTTCTGAGGAAATAGACTACCTTAATAAGCTGTCTGAAAAACTGGACCGTAAACTTACCGACTCAGAAGTTTTTGGTTTTTCACAAGTAAATTCAGAGCATTGTCGTCACAAAATTTTCAACGGAACCTTTGTGATCGACGGAGTTGAACAGCCTTCTTCTTTGTTCAAACTGATACGGAAAACATCCGAAACAAATCCTAACGGAATTGTTTCAGCCTATAAAGACAACGTTGCTTTTGTAAAGGGGCCACGCGTTGAACAGTTTGCGCCGAAACGCCCGGATGTTCCTGAATACTACGAAACAAAAGATTTTGATTCTGTCATTTCTCTTAAAGCAGAAACACACAATTTCCCAACTACGGTTGAACCGTTCAACGGCGCAGCAACCGGGTCAGGTGGAGAAATCAGAGACAGACTTGCTGGTGGACAAGGTTCCTTGCCGCTTGCGGGAACGGCGGTTTATATGACTTCCTTTTCACGTTTGGAAGAAAATCGTCCCTGGGAACAACCAATGGCAGAAAGACCATGGTTATACCAGACGCCGATGGATATTCTGATTAAAGCGTCAAATGGTGCTTCTGATTTTGGAAATAAATTCGGGCAGCCTTTAATCGTTGGGTCATTGCTAACGTTTGAACATGAGGAAGATGCCAGAAAACTTGGTTACGATAAAGTGATCATGCAGGCAGGCGGAATTGGGTACGGAAAAGCGGATCAGGCTAAAAAAGAAAAACCTTCTGTTGACGATAAAATCGTTGTTCTGGGTGGTGAAAATTACCGGATCGGTATGGGCGGCGCGGCCGTTTCTTCTGCTGATACAGGTGCCATGAGCTCTGGAATTGAGCTTAATGCAGTGCAACGTTCCAATCCTGAAATGCAGAAAAGAGTTGCCAATGCCGTTCGCGGTATGGTAGAAAGTGATAATAATACAATTGTTTCCATTCACGACCACGGCGCAGGCGGACACTTGAACTGTCTTTCTGAACTTGTGGAAGAAACAGGTGGAAAAATTGATCTTGATAAATTGCCGGTGGGTGATCCTACCCTTTCGGCAAAAGAAATCATCGGTAACGAATCCCAGGAACGTATGGGACTTGTGATCGGTAAGGAAAATATCGATACACTGCAAAGAATCGCAGACCGCGAAAGAGCGCCGATGTATACCGTAGGAGAAGTTACTTCGGATCACCGCTTTACTTTTGAATCTTCTTCGACAGGTGCAAAACCGATGGATCTGAAAATGGATGATATGTTTGGCAGCTCGCCAAAAGTTGTCATGCATGACAAAACGGTTGAAAGAAAATATCAACCTGTAACCTACGATCAAAAAGAGCTTCATAATTACCTGACGCAACTTCTTCAACTGGAAGCTGTGGCGAGTAAAGATTGGCTTACTAATAAAGTTGACCGTTGCGTTGGCGGCCGTGTGGCGAAACAGCAATGTGCTGGTCCGCTTCAATTGCCGTTGAACAATGTTGGCGTGATGGCGCTGGATTACAAGGGAAAAGAAGGAATTGCAACTTCTATCGGTCACGCTCCTCTTTCTGCGCTGATTGATCCTGCTGCGGGAAGCCGCAATGCGATCGCTGAATCACTTTCAAATATAATCTGGGCGCCTTTGCAGGATGGACTTGAAAGCGTTTCGCTTTCTGCCAACTGGATGTGGGCTTGTAAAAATGAAGGTGAAGATGCGCGTTTATATGCAGCCGTAAAAGCTTGTTCAGAATTTGCGATCAGTCTTGGAATCAATATTCCTACGGGAAAAGATTCCTTGTCGATGAAACAAAAATATAAGGATGCGGAAGTGATCGCTCCGGGAACTGTGATTATTTCAGCGGCAGGACATTGCGATGATATTGCCGCAGTCGTTGAACCAGTACTTCAAAAAGACGGCGGTGCAATTTACTACATCAATCTTTCAGAAGATCTTTACAAACTGGGCGGTTCTTCTTTTGCCCAGATTTTGGGTAAAATCGGAACAGAAACTCCGGATATGAAAAGTGCTGAATCATTTAAAAATACATTCAATACTATTCAGCAGCTGATTAAAGCTGGAAAAATTCAGGCGGGTCATGATATTGGCAGCGGCGGATTAATTACCACGCTTCTTGAAATGTGTTTTGCTGACCGTGATCTTGGAGCAAATATTGATCTTTCATCTTTGTCTGACCAGGATATTATCACCAAACTTTTCTCTGAAAACATTGGTATCGTTTTCCAGGCGGATTCAGAAGCTGAATCTGTTCTGGAAGCGGCTGGTGTTGATTTCCACAAAATTGGAACAGTAACCTCTACTGCAACTTTGACGGTTAAGGATCAGTCAGGAAATCAGGATTTTGCAATCGACGAGCTTCGTGATGTCTGGTTTAAAACTTCTTATTTGCTGGATAAAAAACAAAGCGGACCGGTTAAGGCGAAAGAACGTTTTGATAATTATAAAAACCACGTATTGCAATACAATTTCCCATTGCAGTTTGATGGTAAAAAGCCGGTAATCGATCCTTCAAAACCAAGACCAAAAGCAGCTGTTATTCGTGAAAAAGGCAGCAATTCGGAAAGAGAATTAGCCAATGCGATGTATCTGGCAGGTTTTGATGTGAAAGACGTGCACATGACAGACCTTATTTCCGGCCGTGAAACGCTGGAAGATATCCAGTTTATCGGTGCTGTGGGAGGATTTTCTAATTCAGATGTTTTGGGTTCTGCCAAAGGCTGGGCTGGTGCATTTCTTTACAATGAAAAAGCAAAAATCGCTTTGGAAAACTTCTTCAAACGCGAGGATACGCTTTCAGTTGGTATTTGTAATGGCTGCCAGTTGTTTATAGAATTGGGTCTTATCAATGAAGACCATGAAGAAAAACCAAAAATGCTTCATAATGAAAGTAAAAAGCACGAAAGCGGGTTTACTTCACTGACGATCCAGGAAAATAATTCGGTTATGCTTTCCACTTTGGCGGGCAGCACGCTGGGTGTATGGATTTCTCACGGCGAAGGTAAATTCCAGCTTCCTTACTCAGAGGATAAATATAGCATCGTTGCGAAATATGGCTACGAATCTTATCCTGCCAATCCGAACGGTTCCGACTATAATACGGCTATGCTGTGCGATAATTCAGGAAGACATTTGGTGATGATGCCGCACATTGAAAGATCACTTTTCCAATGGCACTGGGCGAATTATCCAAAAGGAAGAAAAGACGAAGTTTCTCCTTGGATTGAGGCGTTTGTAAACGCAAGAAAGTGGCTTGAAAAATAG
- a CDS encoding phosphoenolpyruvate hydrolase family protein, whose product MPNPWTGKGNPYTRQEVRDRLKATLDQNKAIIVAGAGTGISAKFIEKGGADMIIIYNSGRFRMAGHGSTAGLMAYGDANAEAMEIGEFEVLPVVQEIPVICGVHGSDPRRRMWHHLLKVKEMGFSGINNFPTHSIVDGQFRQVLEETGMGFDKEVEMVRIASKMELFSIVYVAKPEEAAQMAEAGADAIIAHVGTTVGGSIGVVDASCTMDDAIERTQKIIDAAKAINPDIFFLTHGGPINTPEDVRVILDKTSAHGFVGASSLERMGIEKSLTDLTRSFKSLTIKRKD is encoded by the coding sequence ATGCCAAATCCATGGACCGGGAAGGGAAATCCTTACACAAGACAGGAAGTAAGAGACCGTTTGAAAGCTACCCTAGATCAAAATAAAGCCATCATCGTTGCAGGTGCAGGTACCGGTATCAGCGCCAAATTTATTGAAAAAGGGGGTGCGGACATGATTATTATCTACAACTCGGGAAGGTTCAGAATGGCGGGGCACGGATCAACCGCCGGACTTATGGCGTATGGAGATGCAAACGCCGAAGCGATGGAAATTGGAGAATTTGAAGTACTGCCTGTCGTGCAGGAAATTCCAGTGATTTGTGGCGTTCACGGATCGGATCCAAGGCGCCGGATGTGGCACCATTTGTTAAAAGTAAAAGAAATGGGTTTTTCAGGAATCAATAATTTCCCTACGCATTCTATTGTCGACGGACAATTCCGGCAGGTACTTGAAGAAACGGGGATGGGCTTTGATAAGGAGGTAGAAATGGTGAGAATTGCCAGTAAAATGGAATTATTTTCGATTGTGTATGTTGCCAAACCGGAAGAAGCGGCGCAAATGGCAGAAGCCGGCGCGGATGCAATTATCGCACATGTAGGTACAACAGTAGGTGGTTCCATCGGTGTGGTCGACGCATCGTGCACCATGGATGACGCGATTGAGCGTACACAGAAAATCATAGATGCTGCAAAGGCCATTAATCCCGATATTTTCTTTTTGACACACGGCGGTCCTATCAATACACCAGAAGACGTAAGGGTTATATTGGACAAAACCAGTGCACACGGTTTTGTCGGAGCTTCTTCTCTGGAACGTATGGGTATAGAAAAATCACTTACAGACCTGACCAGAAGCTTTAAATCACTTACAATTAAACGGAAAGATTAA